From one Takifugu rubripes chromosome 14, fTakRub1.2, whole genome shotgun sequence genomic stretch:
- the LOC105416207 gene encoding uncharacterized protein, whose amino-acid sequence MILFNVALLLLHQGYALVPVTLVQLGEPVTLTCVLPKEIARRQIHWYKQSAGESLSMVVTYNNLVKPMYGADFSASRLQIKEDEGGFNLTILETISGDEGMYHCALIDYFSIRWSASYLLIEGETQMKANRIVHNLTVCDPVCPEESVALQCSVLSEFHDNSCSGGLSVYWFKAGRDSVHMIYARGNDECEQSSDNEKSCIYRLSINASTSVAETYYCAVATCGEIWFGKGTKVNFQGVSMWTLTPSGTSFLLCGFFTVNLIAVSFLICTIKTNKHEWNKTAARQSAAQQKEQGLCVYSAVTFMLVKTERDGRKEGRQSAEEQRTYAAVRAFGLD is encoded by the exons ATGATTTTGTTCAACGTtgctctgcttctccttcatcagGGCT ATGCTCTGGTTCCAGTGACCTTAGTTCAGCTTGGAGAACCTGTGACCCTCACGTGTGTTTTACCAAAAGAAATAGCACGAAGACAAATTCACTGGTACAAGCAGAGTGCCGGGGAAAGTCTTAGCATGGTGGTCACTTATAATAATCTTGTCAAGCCAATGTATGGAGCAGATTTTTCTGCTTCCAGACTGCAAATcaaagaagatgaaggtggGTTTAATTTGACGATCTTGGAGACCATTTCTGGAGATGAGGGAATGTATCACTGTGCGCTGATTGACTACTTCAGCATAAGGTGGAGCGCTTCCTATTTATTAATAGAAG GAGAGACGCAAATGAAAGCCAATAGGATTGTCCACAATCTGACAGTGTGTGATCCGGTTTGTCCTGAGGAGTCTGTGGCTCTTCAGTGTTCTGTCCTCTCTGAATTTCACGACAACTCCTGTTCAGGAGGCCTTAGCGTGTACTGGTTCAAAGCTGGGAGAGACAGCGTCCATATGATCTATGCTCGTGGAAACGATGAATGCGAGCAGAGCTCTGACAATGAGAAATCCTGCATTTATCGCCTCTCTATAAATGCTAGCACCTCCGTTGCTGAGACTTACTACTGCGCCGTGGCTACATGTGGAGAAATATGGTTTGGAAAAGGCACCAAAGTGAATTTTCAAG gAGTGAGCATGTGGACGCTAACACCCAGTGGGACTAGTTTTCTGCTCTGCGGGTTCTTCACTGTAAATTTGATCGctgtttccttcctcatttGCACAATTAAAACGAACAAGCACGAGTGGAACAAAA CGGCTGCCAGGCAAAGCGCAGCTCAGCAG AAGGAACAGGGCttgtgtgtttattctgctGTCACCTTCATGCTGGTAAAAACTGAAAGAGACGGACGAAAGGAGGGGAGACAAAGTGCAGAGGAACAGAGGACCTATGCAGCTGTCAGAGCCTTTGGGTTGGACTAG
- the LOC115252475 gene encoding trichohyalin-like: MSGKRGCNKLFDRVLEDVRREIDPNSGNEEMLGTAADKITLKELEHLKKTHQHLQEKSLLNADLQQATKEIEWRDETINSLCDELSEAEKQLKNKDGKTFCIQQHVEGQKKEIERSEQNLREKINQLKQLLTEKDEQINRVEQKRERCTAAYIDVLALLTSTRSALKDQEQKCAGLEEQHQRNLGEQQEIYQTLLKNKQESFQKELQNREESFQSEFKNMEESFQTELKNREESFQKELQNREESFQSEFKNMEESFQTDLKNREESFQKELQNREESVQSKFKNTEESFQTELKNREESFQKELQKREESFQIGLKNTEEKESFQTELKNREENFQKELQKREESFQEELKNKEESLQKELQNRESLQKELQNRERLLKELQNREDKFQELKHKEESVQEELQHREESFQKELKNKENSFQKELENREESYQNELKNKEEFFQNELKNKEESFQKELKNREESYQNELKNKEEFFQNDLKSKEESFQKELKNREESYQNELKNKEEFFQNDLKSKEESFQKELKNREESYQNELKNKEEFFQNDLKSKEESFQKELKNREEIFEKELHNKMAGFQKELKNRGEIFEKELHNKEAGFQKELKNREEIFEKELHNKEAGFQKELKNREEIFEKELHNKEVGFQKELKNREEIFEKELYNREVGFQKELENKEESLQKELKSREERFQTKLKNREESLQAEVKNREDSIQKELNIKEISQEVQNREKCVQESKNKEESFEKESFLKEVEKREECP, translated from the exons ATGTCAGGAAAACGAGGATGCAACAAG TTATTTGACAGAGTTttggaggatgtgaggagggagATAGATCCAAACTCTGGAAATGAGGAAATGCTGGGGACCGCAGCCGATAAAATTACCCTGAAGGAGCTGGAACATTTGAAAAAGACACACCAGCATCTTCAGGAGAAAAGCTTGCTAAATGCTGACCTCCAACAGGCCACAAAGGAGATCGAATGGAGGGATGAAACCATCAACTCTCTCTGTGATGAACTTTCTGAGGCTGAGAAACagctaaaaaataaagatggaaaaaccttctgtattcagcagcatgttgagggccaaaagaaagaaatcgaGAGGTCGGAACAAAACCTGCGGGAGAAAATTAACCAGCTGAAACAGCTTTTAACAGAAAAAGATGAGCAGATCAACAGGGTTGAGCAGAAAAGAGAAAGGTGCACTGCTGCGTACATCGATGTCTTGGCCCTGCTGACTAGTACACGGTCAGCACTAAAAGACCaagagcagaaatgtgctgGCCTAGAGGAGCAACATCAAAGGAATCTGGGTGAGCAACAGGAGATCTACCAGACTTtgctgaaaaacaaacaggagagCTTTCAGAAGGAGCtccaaaacagagaggagagcttcCAGAGTGAGTTTAAAAACATGGAGGAGAGCTTCCAGACAGAGctcaaaaacagagaggagagctttCAGAAGGAGCtccaaaacagagaggagagcttcCAGAGTGAGTTTAAAAACATGGAGGAGAGCTTCCAGACAGACctcaaaaacagagaggagagctttCAGAAGGAGCtccaaaacagagaggagagcgtCCAGAGTAAGTTTAAAAACACGGAGGAGAGCTTCCAGACAGAGctcaaaaacagagaggagagcttcCAGAAGGAGCTccaaaaaagagaggagagctttCAGATTGGGCTtaaaaacacagaggaga aggagagcTTCCAGACAGAGctcaaaaacagagaggagaacttccagaaagagctccaaaaaagagaggagagcttccaggaggagctcaaaaacaaagaggagagtCTCCAGAAAGAGCTCCAAAACAGAGAGAGCCTCCAGAAAGAGCTCCAAAACAGAGAGCGCTTACTAAAGGAGCTCCAAAACAGGGAGGACAAATTTCAGGAGCTCAAACACAAAGAGGAGAGCGTCCAGGAAGAGCTCCAACATAGGGAGGAGAGCTTTCAGAAGGAActaaaaaacaaagagaacagCTTTCAGAAAGAGCTcgaaaacagagaggagagctaCCAGAATGagctcaaaaacaaagaagagttCTTCCAGAATGAGCtaaaaaacaaagaggagagcTTTCAGAAAGAGctcaaaaacagagaggagagctaCCAGAATGagctcaaaaacaaagaagagttCTTCCAAAATGACCTAAAAAGCAAAGAGGAGAGCTTTCAGAAAGAGctcaaaaacagagaggagagctaCCAGAATGagctcaaaaacaaagaagagttCTTCCAAAATGACCTAAAAAGCAAAGAGGAGAGCTTTCAGAAAGAGctcaaaaacagagaggagagctaCCAGAATGagctcaaaaacaaagaagagttCTTCCAGAATGACCTAAAAAGCAAAGAGGAGAGCTTTCAGAAAGAGctcaaaaacagagaggagattTTTGAGAAGGAGCTCCATAACAAAATGGCGGGCTTTCAGAAAGAGCTCAAAAACAGAGGGGAGATTTTTGAGAAGGAGCTCCATAACAAAGAGGCGGGCTTTCAGAAAGAGctcaaaaacagagaggagattTTTGAGAAGGAGCTCCATAACAAAGAGGCGGGCTTTCAGAAAGAGctcaaaaacagagaggagattTTTGAGAAGGAACTCCATAACAAAGAGGTGGGCTTTCAGAAAGAGctcaaaaacagagaggagattTTTGAGAAGGAACTCTATAACAGAGAGGTGGGCTTTCAGAAAGAGCTTGAAAACAAAGAAGAGAGCCTCCAGAAAGAGCtaaagagcagagaagagaggtTTCAGACTAAGctcaaaaacagagaggagagccTCCAGGCAGAGGTCAAAAACAGAGAGGACAGTATCCAAAAGGAGCTCAACATCAAAGAGATATCCCAGGAGGtccaaaacagagaaaagtgtGTCCAggagagcaaaaacaaagaggagagcTTTGAGAAAGAGAGCTTCCTGAAGGAGGTcgagaagagagaggagtgcCCCTAG